A single region of the Zootoca vivipara chromosome 2, rZooViv1.1, whole genome shotgun sequence genome encodes:
- the NINJ1 gene encoding ninjurin-1 isoform X2 → MQGHNCTAPRTQWLQGNRQININHYANKKSAAESMLDIALLMANASQLKAVVDQGPTFSTYVPLVVLIGISLSLQIIVGVLLIFLVKYDLNNPAKHGKLDVLNNLTTGLVFIIVVVNIFITAFGVQKPMDSKV, encoded by the exons ATGCAAGGACACAACTGCACTGCT CCTCGAACACAATGGCTGCAGGGAAACAGACAAATTAACATCAACCATTATGCCAATAAGAAGAGTGCTGCAGAAAGTATGTTGGACATTGCCTTGCTTATGGCGAATGCATCCCAGCTCAAAGCAGTTGTGGACCAAGGACCTACCTTTTCAACCTATGTCCCACTTGTTGTCCTCATTGGCATCTCGCTCTCACTTCAGATCATAGTAGGCGTGCTTCTAATATTCCTTG tcAAATATGACCTTAATAATCCTGCAAAACATGGCAAGCTGGATGTCCTCAATAATCTGACAACTGGACTGGTGTTTATTATAGTTGTTGTGAATATCTTCATTACGGCCTTTGGAGTTCAGAAGCCGATGGACTCCAAAGTATAG